A stretch of the Capsicum annuum cultivar UCD-10X-F1 chromosome 10, UCD10Xv1.1, whole genome shotgun sequence genome encodes the following:
- the LOC107845482 gene encoding vacuolar protein sorting-associated protein 22 homolog 1 — protein sequence MRRRPGIGGLQNAAAARDQYRLLGENVAKLRTDLMKEQLATFRSQLEDFARKHKNDIRKNPAFRAQFHEMCAKVGVDPLASNKGFWAELLGIGDFYYELGVQIIEACLATRPHNGGLISLDDLCKLLGQRRKAVRETISEDDCLRAISKLKVLGSGFEVITVGKKKLVRSVPTELNKDHNEILELAQAQGFVTVDEVQRRLNWSSGRATDALETLLEEGLAMIDDGHRDGKRRYWFPCVSSVSTYVGADRL from the exons ATGAGGCGAAGACCGGGAATCGGAGGTTTGCAGAACGCCGCAGCTGCTAGG gATCAATATAGATTGTTGGGGGAAAATGTAGCAAAATTGAGAACGGATCTTATGAAAGAGCAGCTAGCTACTTTTCGATCTCAGCTTGAAGACTTTGCTCGCAAAcataag AATGACATCCGCAAGAATCCTGCTTTCAGAGCACAATTCCACGAGATGTGTGCTAAAGTCGGAGTGGATCCTCTAGCATCAAACAAGGGTTTCTGGGCAGAACTGTTGGGGATTGGTGACTTCTATTATGAACTTG GGGTACAGATTATTGAGGCATGCCTGGCCACTAGACCCCACAATGGAGGTTTGATAAGCTTGGATGATCTTTGTAAACTGCTTGGTCAGAGGCGGAAAGCTGTTCGCGAGACTATATCTGAAGATGACTGCTTGCGTGCTATAAGCAAGCTGAAG GTATTAGGCAGTGGTTTTGAGGTGATTACTGTGGGAAAGAAAAAGCTTGTTAGATCTGTCCCTACCGAACTGAATAAGGATCACAATGAAATCTTAGAGCTGGCCCAG GCTCAAGGCTTTGTAACGGTTGATGAGGTACAAAGACGCCTAAACTGGTCGTCAGGTCGTGCAACTGATGCGCTTGAAACACTGTTAGAA GAGGGCCTTGCCATGATCGATGATGGACATAGAGATGGCAAGCGTCGATACTGGTTCCCTTGTGTGTCCTCTGTCTCCACCTATGTCGGTGCAGACAGGCTTTAG
- the LOC107845483 gene encoding protein FATTY ACID EXPORT 5, giving the protein MHDFCFTIPYGLILLCGGIIGYVKRGSLASLGGGLGTGFLLILAAYLSLQAFHKRKNSYFALILETVCAAVLTWVMGQRYMQTSKIMPAGIVAGISVIMTGFYLYKIARGGNHFPSKAE; this is encoded by the exons ATGCATGATTTTTGCTTTACAATTCCATATGGATTAATTCTTTTGTGTGGTGGAATTATTGGATATGTTAAAAGAGGGAGCTTAGCTTCATTAGGTGGAGGTTTGGGTACTGGTTTTTTGCTTATTTTAGCTGCTTATTTGAGTCTTCAAGCATTTCACAAACGCAAAAATTCTTATTTTGCTTTGATTCTTGAAACAg TTTGTGCTGCTGTGTTAACGTGGGTCATGGGACAGCGGTACATGCAAACTTCAAAGATAATGCCCGCGGGTATTGTTGCTGGTATCAG TGTGATAATGACTGGATTTTACCTGTATAAGATCGCCAGGGGCGGAAACCACTTCCCATCTAAAGCCGAGTAA